A region of Bacteroidia bacterium DNA encodes the following proteins:
- the gyrA gene encoding DNA gyrase subunit A encodes MENTQKLIPVTIEDEMKSAYISYAMSVIVSRALPDVRDGLKPVHRRVLYGMTELGLASNRPYKKCARVVGDVLGKYHPHGDSAVYEAMVRMVQDFSLRYPLLDGQGNFGSIDGDGPAAMRYTEARLKRIAEEMLADIDKNTVDFQPNFDDSLTEPTVLPAKVPNLLINGASGIAVGMATNIPPHNLREVVHACIAYLHNPSITVEELSQYIKAPDFPTGGIIYGYEGVKESMLTGKGRIVLRAKAEIVETERKTQIIVREIPYQVVKAKLIERIAELMTEKKLEGISDIRDESDREGLRIVIDLKRDTDPNIVLNHLYKNTQMQQIFSVNNIALVKGRPMTLNLKDMIHYFIEHRYEVVTRRTQFLLSEAEQKAEILKGLLVALEDLDEIISLIRAAQTPELAKQELIQRYHLSEIQAKAILDLRLQRLTSMEREKILQEYNELQETIAYYKSVLLDKNEQTKIIEKELREIEAKFGDDRRTEIVYAAEDLTIEDMVADEEMIVTITKSGYIKRTPASLYRSQKRGGVGSTGVTTKEEDYVEHVFSATAHNYLLLFTEKGKCFWLRVFEIPEGAKNARGRDIKNLINIEEDDRIRAYVNVKTLTDQDYIQNHYIVMCTQNGIIKKTTLEAYSNPRTVGINAINIKEGDRLIEARLTNGNHYILLGAKMGKAVRFHENTVRPMGRTATGVTAMRFDDPNDHVIGMVTVENVNAELMVVSEKGYGKRSPIEEYRLTNRGTKGVTTIKITEKTGYLVAIKEVTDNDDLMIMTKNGITIRTAVKELRTMGRATQGVRLIRLSEDDSIASITKIAREEEETKSNGLNGQNNQVR; translated from the coding sequence ATGGAAAATACACAGAAACTCATTCCTGTTACGATAGAGGATGAAATGAAGTCTGCGTACATCAGCTATGCAATGTCTGTAATTGTGTCTAGGGCTTTACCTGATGTACGAGATGGTCTAAAACCTGTGCACAGGCGAGTATTATACGGTATGACTGAGTTGGGTTTAGCTTCCAATCGCCCATATAAAAAGTGCGCTCGCGTAGTAGGTGATGTACTGGGTAAATATCATCCCCATGGAGATAGTGCAGTGTATGAAGCAATGGTACGCATGGTACAGGACTTTTCTCTGCGTTATCCTCTGTTAGATGGGCAAGGCAACTTTGGTTCTATTGATGGTGATGGTCCTGCGGCTATGCGATATACCGAAGCAAGATTAAAACGTATAGCCGAAGAAATGCTTGCTGACATTGACAAAAATACAGTAGACTTTCAACCTAACTTTGACGATTCGCTTACTGAACCTACGGTACTTCCTGCTAAAGTACCTAATTTGCTCATCAACGGAGCATCAGGTATAGCCGTAGGAATGGCTACTAATATTCCTCCTCACAACCTGCGCGAAGTAGTACATGCTTGTATTGCTTATTTACATAATCCTAGTATTACAGTAGAGGAACTTAGTCAGTACATTAAAGCCCCTGATTTTCCAACAGGGGGAATTATATATGGCTACGAAGGCGTAAAAGAGAGTATGCTTACCGGTAAAGGGCGTATTGTCCTTCGTGCCAAAGCAGAGATTGTAGAAACAGAAAGAAAAACTCAAATTATTGTTCGTGAAATTCCGTATCAAGTTGTTAAGGCTAAGCTAATTGAACGCATTGCAGAATTGATGACAGAAAAAAAATTAGAAGGCATTAGTGATATTAGAGATGAGTCTGACCGTGAAGGCTTACGTATAGTCATTGACCTCAAACGTGATACAGATCCAAATATCGTACTTAACCATTTGTATAAAAACACACAAATGCAGCAAATATTCAGTGTCAATAACATCGCTTTGGTCAAAGGTAGACCTATGACACTGAACCTAAAAGATATGATACACTATTTTATTGAACACCGTTACGAAGTAGTTACTCGTAGAACGCAGTTTTTACTTTCTGAAGCAGAACAAAAAGCTGAGATTCTTAAAGGCTTATTAGTTGCCTTAGAGGATTTAGATGAAATTATTTCCCTTATCCGAGCTGCACAAACTCCTGAACTGGCTAAGCAAGAGCTTATTCAACGCTATCACCTTTCTGAAATACAAGCTAAAGCCATTCTAGATTTACGCTTGCAGCGATTGACCAGCATGGAAAGAGAAAAAATTCTCCAAGAATATAATGAACTACAAGAAACTATCGCATATTACAAATCTGTACTTTTAGATAAGAATGAGCAAACTAAAATTATAGAAAAAGAACTTCGTGAAATAGAAGCTAAGTTTGGAGATGATCGCCGTACTGAAATTGTCTATGCAGCTGAAGACTTGACTATTGAAGACATGGTTGCCGATGAAGAAATGATTGTTACTATTACAAAAAGTGGTTATATTAAGCGTACACCTGCATCGTTGTATCGTAGTCAAAAACGTGGCGGAGTAGGTTCCACAGGAGTTACAACAAAAGAAGAAGATTATGTAGAACACGTGTTCAGTGCCACGGCACACAATTATTTACTCTTATTTACGGAGAAAGGAAAATGTTTTTGGTTAAGAGTATTTGAAATTCCCGAAGGGGCAAAAAATGCCAGAGGAAGAGATATTAAAAATTTAATTAACATTGAGGAAGATGACCGTATTCGTGCTTATGTTAATGTCAAAACTCTTACCGATCAAGATTACATTCAAAATCATTACATCGTAATGTGTACTCAAAATGGCATCATTAAAAAAACAACTTTGGAAGCATATAGTAATCCACGTACTGTGGGAATTAACGCTATCAACATAAAAGAAGGGGACAGACTTATTGAAGCACGCTTGACAAATGGGAACCACTACATTTTACTAGGCGCAAAGATGGGTAAAGCAGTGCGATTTCATGAAAACACTGTAAGACCTATGGGCAGAACAGCAACAGGGGTTACTGCTATGCGCTTTGATGATCCTAATGACCACGTAATTGGCATGGTAACTGTTGAGAATGTCAATGCAGAGCTGATGGTAGTATCTGAAAAAGGATACGGCAAGCGATCACCTATTGAAGAATATCGCTTAACAAATAGGGGTACAAAAGGAGTTACTACTATTAAAATTACTGAAAAAACGGGCTATTTAGTTGCTATAAAAGAAGTTACAGATAATGATGACCTGATGATTATGACCAAAAACGGAATAACCATTCGTACAGCAGTAAAAGAATTGCGAACAATGGGCAGAGCTACGCAAGGAGTTCGCTTAATTCGATTGTCAGAAGATGATTCTATTGCATCTATTACTAAAATAGCCCGAGAGGAAGAGGAAACAAAATCAAATGGACTGAATGGTCAAAATAATCAAGTTAGGTAA
- a CDS encoding SPOR domain-containing protein encodes MFLHRIRKLPLLLLLGLSFFYNAAQAQRVYEDEPVDANISRINFIEPTITIELPSPAQAAEISNSKKENTKKVTLPKYSGPFTDRIPDFDSFRLKERRLNQEGKNFKGYRVQIYSGLDNNQAQRIRSDFILKLQGRYNTYSSYEQPYYRIRVGDFTQYWHARKLQQEILKDFPNAMVVQDNIHLPISR; translated from the coding sequence ATGTTTCTACATCGTATAAGAAAGCTACCTTTGTTATTATTACTTGGACTTAGTTTTTTCTATAATGCCGCTCAAGCACAAAGGGTGTATGAAGATGAACCAGTAGATGCGAATATCTCTCGCATAAACTTTATTGAACCTACTATAACCATAGAACTGCCCAGCCCTGCACAAGCAGCTGAAATAAGTAATTCCAAAAAAGAAAACACTAAAAAGGTAACTTTACCTAAATACTCGGGTCCTTTCACTGATAGAATTCCTGATTTTGACAGTTTTCGGCTAAAAGAGCGCAGGCTTAATCAAGAAGGTAAAAATTTTAAGGGTTATAGAGTGCAGATTTATTCAGGGCTAGATAATAACCAAGCTCAAAGGATTCGGTCAGATTTTATATTAAAATTACAAGGTAGGTACAATACGTACAGTAGCTACGAACAGCCCTATTATCGTATTCGAGTAGGTGATTTCACACAGTATTGGCACGCCCGCAAGCTGCAACAAGAAATTTTGAAAGACTTTCCTAATGCCATGGTTGTCCAAGATAACATTCATTTGCCTATCAGCCGATAG
- a CDS encoding acyloxyacyl hydrolase: protein MKKFFYVFILLKITVYLNDTNAQNNIGQLTIRGHYGFVMPHTNLMTHFTNNRHIGILEIEYNVQTDGSSVWQAAYKKPRIGTSLLFSGLNHPEILGYAIASYYHVDIPIIQSKSTVFSGRIGAGLSFLTKRFDLQHNPKNTAIGSHINCTVAGNLNLKQELKKGYYLEGGIAIIHFSNAVFRSPNLGLNLVTAQIGITKNIFKYKCSCEKQNKRTSLQYKKRWGAAIDAAIAGKSIYPGDKNLYAAYNISTQAHIRLSHVSRLKAGVEFFHDNTLVKEMQRQQIFVGQESRAAKHIGIYLGHELWFSRIAVLFRSGYYVYDKWQKYSKIYQKYGIRYQFYKYAYVYVQVKTHFASADYALWGIGTNF, encoded by the coding sequence ATGAAAAAGTTTTTTTATGTATTTATTTTGTTAAAAATAACAGTTTATCTCAACGATACAAACGCACAAAATAACATTGGCCAGCTTACTATCAGAGGACATTATGGTTTTGTCATGCCACATACTAATCTTATGACTCATTTTACAAATAATAGACATATAGGAATTTTAGAGATAGAGTATAATGTTCAGACTGATGGCAGTAGTGTATGGCAAGCAGCTTACAAAAAGCCTCGCATCGGTACATCTTTGTTATTTTCAGGATTAAATCATCCCGAGATTTTAGGCTATGCTATTGCTAGTTATTATCACGTAGATATTCCGATTATTCAAAGTAAAAGCACGGTGTTTTCAGGGCGTATCGGCGCAGGCTTGTCTTTTCTTACCAAACGGTTTGATCTCCAGCATAATCCAAAAAATACTGCTATTGGCAGCCATATCAACTGCACAGTAGCAGGAAACTTGAATCTGAAACAGGAGCTAAAAAAAGGTTATTACCTAGAAGGGGGAATTGCTATAATACACTTTTCTAATGCCGTATTTCGTTCTCCAAATTTGGGATTGAACTTAGTTACAGCACAAATAGGCATTACTAAAAATATTTTCAAATACAAGTGCAGTTGCGAAAAACAAAATAAGCGAACATCTTTACAGTATAAAAAAAGATGGGGTGCTGCAATAGATGCCGCCATAGCAGGAAAATCTATCTATCCAGGCGATAAAAATCTATACGCAGCTTACAACATAAGCACACAAGCACATATACGATTGAGCCACGTTAGCCGATTGAAGGCAGGAGTAGAGTTTTTTCATGACAATACACTTGTCAAAGAAATGCAAAGACAGCAAATTTTTGTAGGACAAGAATCACGTGCAGCTAAGCATATAGGAATATATTTAGGGCATGAATTATGGTTCTCTAGAATTGCTGTTTTATTTCGTTCAGGGTATTACGTATATGATAAATGGCAAAAATATAGCAAAATATATCAAAAGTATGGTATAAGGTATCAATTCTACAAATATGCTTATGTATATGTACAGGTCAAAACACATTTTGCTAGTGCTGATTATGCTCTGTGGGGTATTGGTACAAATTTTTAG